Proteins from a genomic interval of Streptomyces fodineus:
- the ilvN gene encoding acetolactate synthase small subunit, with product MSKHTLSVLVENTPGILARIAALFSRRGFNIDSLAVGVTEHPDISRITIVVNVEDLPLEQVTKQLNKLVNVLKIVELEPGQAVQRELVLVKVRADNETRSQIVEIVQLFRAKTVDVSPEAVTIEATGSSDKLSAMLKMLEPFGIKELVQSGTIAIGRGSRSITDRSLRALDRSA from the coding sequence ATGTCCAAGCACACGCTCTCCGTCCTGGTGGAGAACACGCCGGGCATCCTCGCCCGGATCGCCGCCCTGTTCTCGCGGCGCGGCTTCAACATCGACTCGCTCGCGGTCGGCGTCACCGAGCACCCCGACATCTCCCGCATCACCATCGTGGTGAACGTCGAGGACCTGCCGCTGGAGCAGGTCACCAAGCAGCTCAACAAGCTCGTCAACGTGCTGAAGATCGTCGAGCTGGAGCCCGGTCAGGCCGTGCAGCGCGAACTCGTCCTGGTGAAGGTCCGCGCCGACAACGAGACCCGCTCCCAGATCGTGGAGATCGTCCAGCTGTTCCGCGCCAAGACCGTCGACGTCTCCCCGGAGGCCGTCACCATCGAGGCCACCGGATCGAGTGACAAGCTGTCCGCCATGCTCAAGATGCTGGAGCCGTTCGGCATCAAGGAGCTGGTGCAGTCCGGCACGATCGCGATCGGCCGCGGCTCCCGCTCGATCACGGACCGCTCGCTGCGCGCGCTCGACCGATCCGCGTAA
- a CDS encoding acetolactate synthase large subunit: MTEQATGAHPQPRPRSGGQQSAPVEHVTGAKSLIRSLEEVGADTVFGIPGGAILPAYDPLMDSTRVRHVLVRHEQGAGHAATGYAQATGKVGVCMATSGPGATNLVTPIADAHMDSVPLVAITGQVASKAIGTDAFQEADIVGITMPITKHNFLVTKAEDIPRVIAQAFHIASTGRPGPVLVDISKDALQAKTVFSWPPTMDLPGYRPVTKPHAKQIREAAKLITSARRPVLYVGGGVIKAQATAELKVLAELTGAPVTTTLMALGAFPDSHPLHVGMPGMHGAVTAVTALQKADLIVALGARFDDRVTGKLDSFAPYAKIVHADIDPAEIGKNRAADVPIVGDAREVIADLVQAVQKEHSEGHKGDYTAWWSDLNRWRETYPLGYDQPEDGSLSPQQVIERIGQLAPEGTIFAAGVGQHQMWSAHFIQYEKPATWLNSGGAGTMGYAVPAAMGAKAGQPGRTVWAIDGDGCFQMTNQELTTCALNNIPIKVAIINNGALGMVRQWQTLFYNQRYSNTVLHSGPDDINPEAKGTRVPDFVKLSEAMGCVGLRCERPEDLDKVIEEANSINDRPVVVDFIVHEDAMVWPMVAAGTSNDEIMAARDVRPDFGDNEDD, encoded by the coding sequence ATGACCGAGCAGGCCACCGGGGCCCATCCGCAGCCGCGGCCCCGATCCGGAGGACAGCAGTCCGCCCCCGTCGAGCACGTCACGGGTGCGAAGTCCCTCATCCGCTCCCTCGAGGAGGTCGGCGCTGACACGGTATTCGGCATTCCCGGCGGCGCCATCCTGCCGGCGTACGACCCCCTGATGGACTCCACCCGGGTGCGTCACGTGCTGGTCCGCCACGAGCAGGGCGCCGGTCACGCGGCCACCGGCTACGCGCAGGCCACCGGCAAGGTCGGCGTCTGCATGGCCACCTCGGGTCCGGGCGCCACCAACCTGGTCACGCCGATCGCCGACGCCCACATGGACTCGGTGCCGCTGGTCGCGATCACCGGCCAGGTCGCCTCGAAGGCGATCGGCACGGACGCCTTCCAGGAGGCGGACATCGTCGGCATCACCATGCCGATCACCAAGCACAACTTCCTCGTCACCAAGGCCGAGGACATCCCGCGGGTCATCGCGCAGGCGTTCCACATCGCCTCCACCGGCCGCCCGGGCCCGGTCCTGGTCGACATCTCCAAGGACGCCCTCCAGGCGAAGACGGTCTTCTCCTGGCCGCCCACCATGGACCTGCCCGGCTACCGCCCGGTGACCAAGCCGCACGCCAAGCAGATCCGCGAGGCGGCCAAGCTGATCACCTCCGCCCGGCGGCCCGTCCTCTACGTCGGCGGCGGTGTCATCAAGGCCCAGGCCACCGCCGAGCTGAAGGTCCTCGCCGAACTCACCGGAGCGCCCGTCACCACCACCCTGATGGCGCTCGGCGCGTTTCCCGACAGCCACCCGCTGCACGTGGGAATGCCGGGCATGCACGGTGCGGTCACCGCCGTCACCGCGTTGCAGAAGGCGGACCTGATCGTCGCCCTCGGCGCCCGCTTCGACGACCGCGTCACCGGCAAGCTGGACAGCTTCGCCCCGTACGCCAAGATCGTCCACGCCGACATCGACCCGGCCGAGATCGGCAAGAACCGCGCCGCCGACGTGCCGATCGTGGGTGACGCCCGTGAGGTCATCGCCGACCTGGTCCAGGCCGTGCAGAAGGAGCACAGCGAGGGCCACAAGGGCGACTACACCGCCTGGTGGAGCGACCTCAACCGCTGGCGCGAGACCTACCCGCTCGGCTACGACCAGCCCGAGGACGGCTCGCTCTCCCCGCAGCAGGTCATCGAGCGCATCGGACAGCTCGCCCCCGAGGGCACGATCTTCGCGGCGGGCGTCGGCCAGCACCAGATGTGGTCCGCGCACTTCATCCAGTACGAAAAGCCCGCCACCTGGCTCAACTCCGGCGGCGCCGGAACCATGGGCTACGCGGTCCCGGCGGCCATGGGCGCCAAGGCCGGACAGCCGGGCCGGACCGTCTGGGCCATCGACGGCGACGGCTGCTTCCAGATGACCAACCAGGAACTGACCACCTGCGCGCTGAACAACATCCCGATCAAGGTCGCCATCATCAACAACGGCGCCCTCGGTATGGTCCGCCAGTGGCAGACCCTGTTCTACAACCAGCGCTACTCCAACACCGTGCTGCACAGCGGCCCCGACGACATCAACCCGGAGGCCAAGGGCACGCGCGTGCCGGACTTCGTGAAGCTGTCCGAGGCGATGGGCTGCGTGGGTCTGCGCTGCGAGCGCCCGGAGGACCTGGACAAGGTCATCGAAGAGGCGAACTCCATCAACGACCGCCCGGTCGTCGTCGACTTCATCGTCCACGAGGACGCGATGGTCTGGCCGATGGTCGCCGCCGGCACCTCCAACGACGAGATCATGGCCGCCCGGGACGTCCGCCCCGACTTCGGCGACAACGAAGACGACTGA
- a CDS encoding putative bifunctional diguanylate cyclase/phosphodiesterase, with amino-acid sequence MSAPPSVTTALDGAVRAPHPQQAPPLRRPAAGEGTRAKEQLVLALVCAAYAVGAAFGWGTDEIALIMGDFGLSAAAGAAAVSCFLYARSPRVRFRSAWLLFALSSAMAALGNAVWGWYEVVLGRPVPSPSYADLFFLCFAPPAIVGLLVLAKRPVTKAGWICLALDAWLIGGSLLTLSWSLALAQAARFDGPSVAHTALSLAYPLLDIVLVSMVLALHFRRAPGNRTAVNTAIGALALTVMCDALFTSPLLHSSYRSGQLLDAGWFAGSLLLAYAPWAAPRRKKAQEAHVPDGHTRVVHEHLPGQRGTAHPHVSVPAPGGDHSRYPAGRPLTGSLAALTPYLAAAVCTLGILYNVLDGRRPDHVVLITAGMVVLALVIRQGIMLLDNITLTQELAQQENHFRSLVQGSSDVIMIAAPNGILRYVSPAAAGVYGRPAEDLVGSELASLIHPEDLGCVVHEVRRFLAASPLEEPTTRIECRFRSGDGGWLNVESTVNRHHGGLIFNSRDVTERVRLQAQLQHNAEHDPLTDLPNRALFTRRVQQALSGRRATDRGPALRNTAVLFIDLDGFKAVNDTIGHQAGDELLVQAARRLQDAVRQGDTASRLGGDEFAALIVGDGTRDRAARERNILELADRLRATLSQPYAIDGRDVRVNASIGVAFAEPGLGAGELLRNADLAMYRAKAAGKGRVELYKPQMQQDVVRKAELATRLRAALHDGEFALLHQPVVCLEGGRITAVSAQARWRSSQGVLFTPAEFLRVTEDGDKTAELDRWILREAVEQAAERAATGVVVPVTVRMSARRLLDRSMPLGSVEALLTRHGLPPGALVLELSDTDPRISLDELERRLTVLSRLGVRIALDGFGSGSAAITALRRLPVDILKLDRSLVEGVVESARLHKITSGLLRIAGDLGLQSVAEGVDLPEQVVALRAMGCTHGQGMAFAGPLDEYRLRRALGSGHYPVPHAPAEPAFAGKGSGVYTGGVSAVIGGGSALRSHSETPVPPT; translated from the coding sequence GTGAGCGCGCCGCCCTCCGTGACCACCGCCCTCGACGGAGCGGTGCGCGCACCGCATCCGCAGCAGGCGCCGCCGCTGCGCCGGCCGGCCGCCGGTGAGGGCACCCGCGCCAAGGAACAGCTCGTCCTCGCCCTGGTCTGCGCGGCCTACGCCGTCGGGGCCGCGTTCGGCTGGGGTACGGACGAAATCGCGCTGATCATGGGCGACTTCGGACTGAGCGCCGCGGCGGGTGCCGCCGCCGTCTCCTGTTTCCTGTACGCCCGCAGCCCGCGCGTCCGCTTCCGCTCCGCCTGGCTGCTGTTCGCCCTCTCCTCGGCGATGGCGGCGCTCGGCAACGCGGTCTGGGGGTGGTACGAGGTCGTCCTCGGGCGGCCCGTGCCCAGCCCCTCCTACGCCGACCTGTTCTTCCTGTGCTTCGCGCCGCCCGCCATCGTGGGCCTGCTGGTGCTCGCCAAACGGCCGGTGACCAAGGCCGGCTGGATCTGCCTGGCGCTGGACGCCTGGCTGATCGGCGGCTCGCTGCTCACGCTGTCGTGGAGCCTCGCGCTCGCCCAGGCCGCCCGGTTCGACGGACCGAGCGTGGCGCACACCGCGCTGTCGCTGGCGTACCCGCTGCTCGACATCGTGCTCGTCAGCATGGTGCTCGCGCTGCACTTCCGCCGCGCCCCGGGCAACCGCACCGCCGTGAACACCGCGATCGGCGCGCTCGCGCTGACCGTGATGTGCGACGCGCTGTTCACCTCGCCGCTGCTGCACAGCAGTTACCGCTCCGGGCAACTGCTGGACGCGGGCTGGTTCGCCGGTTCGCTGCTGCTCGCCTACGCTCCCTGGGCGGCGCCCCGCCGCAAGAAAGCGCAGGAGGCGCACGTACCGGACGGCCACACGCGCGTGGTCCACGAGCACCTGCCCGGACAGCGCGGCACGGCCCACCCGCACGTGTCCGTGCCCGCCCCGGGAGGCGATCACAGCCGGTATCCGGCCGGCCGGCCGCTCACCGGCTCCCTCGCCGCCCTCACCCCGTACCTCGCCGCCGCCGTGTGCACCCTGGGCATCCTGTACAACGTCCTCGACGGCCGTCGGCCCGACCACGTCGTGCTGATCACGGCGGGCATGGTCGTGCTCGCGCTCGTGATCCGGCAGGGCATCATGCTGCTGGACAACATCACCCTCACCCAGGAACTGGCGCAGCAGGAGAACCACTTCCGCTCCCTGGTGCAGGGCTCCAGCGACGTGATCATGATCGCCGCGCCCAACGGCATCCTGCGGTACGTCTCCCCGGCCGCCGCCGGGGTCTACGGCCGGCCCGCCGAGGACCTGGTGGGCAGCGAGCTGGCCAGCCTCATCCACCCGGAGGACCTGGGCTGTGTGGTGCACGAGGTGCGCCGCTTCCTCGCCGCCAGCCCGCTGGAGGAACCCACCACCCGTATCGAGTGCCGCTTCCGGTCCGGCGACGGCGGCTGGCTCAACGTCGAGTCGACCGTCAACCGCCACCACGGCGGCCTGATCTTCAACAGCCGGGACGTGACCGAAAGAGTGCGCCTGCAGGCCCAGCTGCAGCACAACGCCGAGCACGACCCGCTGACCGACCTGCCCAACCGCGCCCTGTTCACCCGGCGCGTGCAGCAGGCCCTCTCCGGCCGCCGGGCCACCGACCGGGGCCCCGCCCTGCGCAACACGGCGGTGCTCTTCATCGACCTGGACGGCTTCAAGGCCGTCAACGACACGATCGGGCACCAGGCCGGGGACGAACTGCTGGTCCAGGCCGCCCGCAGACTCCAGGACGCGGTCCGGCAGGGGGACACCGCCTCCCGGCTGGGCGGCGACGAGTTCGCGGCCCTGATCGTCGGGGACGGCACCCGTGACCGTGCCGCCCGGGAGCGGAACATCCTGGAGCTCGCCGACCGCCTCAGGGCGACCCTCTCCCAGCCGTACGCCATCGACGGCAGGGACGTGCGGGTCAACGCCTCCATCGGCGTCGCCTTCGCCGAACCGGGCCTCGGCGCGGGCGAGTTGCTGCGCAACGCCGACCTCGCGATGTACCGCGCGAAAGCGGCCGGCAAGGGCCGGGTCGAGCTGTACAAGCCGCAGATGCAGCAGGACGTCGTACGCAAGGCGGAGCTGGCCACCCGGCTGCGCGCCGCACTGCACGACGGCGAGTTCGCGCTGCTGCACCAGCCGGTGGTGTGCCTGGAGGGCGGCCGGATCACGGCGGTCTCGGCGCAGGCGCGCTGGCGTTCCTCGCAGGGGGTGCTGTTCACCCCGGCCGAGTTCCTGCGGGTGACCGAGGACGGCGACAAGACCGCCGAGCTGGACCGCTGGATCCTGCGGGAGGCCGTCGAGCAGGCCGCCGAGCGGGCGGCCACCGGGGTCGTCGTGCCGGTGACGGTACGCATGAGCGCCCGGCGGCTGCTGGACCGCTCCATGCCGCTGGGTTCGGTGGAGGCGCTGCTGACCCGGCACGGGCTGCCGCCCGGCGCGCTGGTCCTGGAGCTGTCCGACACCGATCCGCGGATCTCCCTGGACGAGCTGGAGCGGCGGCTCACCGTGCTCAGCCGGCTCGGGGTGCGGATCGCGCTGGACGGCTTCGGCAGCGGCTCCGCGGCCATCACGGCCCTCAGAAGGCTCCCCGTGGACATCCTGAAACTCGACCGCAGCCTGGTCGAGGGGGTCGTCGAGTCCGCTCGGCTGCACAAGATCACCAGCGGGCTGCTGCGGATCGCCGGCGATCTCGGGCTGCAGTCCGTGGCCGAGGGCGTCGATCTGCCGGAGCAGGTGGTCGCGCTGCGCGCGATGGGCTGCACGCACGGGCAGGGCATGGCGTTCGCCGGGCCGTTGGACGAGTACCGGCTGCGCCGGGCGCTCGGATCCGGCCACTATCCCGTGCCGCACGCACCGGCCGAACCGGCGTTCGCGGGGAAGGGCTCAGGGGTGTACACAGGGGGTGTGTCCGCTGTCATCGGAGGCGGCAGTGCCCTTCGTTCACATTCTGAGACTCCCGTCCCACCTACTTGA
- a CDS encoding 2-hydroxyacid dehydrogenase: MTEDVWLPLAPEEIEGLPEGPRYLFWDGGENGEQAFPGDPADCVLYVVPYMKPLPVRVRPLEQLTGVQVIQTLTAGVDDVTTRLPAIRPGVRLCNARGVHEASTAELALTLTLASLRGIPGFVRAQQQERWQSEFRPALADRSVLIVGYGSIGAAIEDRLAPFELARVARVARSERTTARGLVHPLTELPSLLPQADVVILSTPLTEETRGLVDAEFLARMKDGALLVNVARGPVVDTKALLAELRTGRITAALDVTDPEPLPPGHPLWQAPGVLISPHVGGPSSAFLPRAKRLLVDQLTRFVNHEPLRNVVLTTGA; encoded by the coding sequence ATGACTGAAGACGTGTGGCTTCCCCTGGCGCCGGAGGAGATCGAGGGACTTCCCGAGGGGCCCCGGTACCTGTTCTGGGACGGGGGCGAGAATGGTGAGCAGGCCTTTCCCGGCGATCCGGCGGACTGCGTCCTGTACGTCGTGCCGTACATGAAGCCTCTGCCGGTCCGGGTGCGCCCCCTGGAGCAGCTGACCGGCGTCCAGGTCATCCAGACGCTGACCGCCGGTGTCGACGACGTCACCACGCGGCTGCCGGCCATCCGGCCGGGCGTACGGCTGTGCAACGCGCGCGGGGTGCACGAGGCGAGCACCGCCGAGCTCGCGCTCACCCTGACCCTCGCCTCGCTGCGCGGCATCCCCGGTTTCGTCCGTGCCCAGCAACAGGAGCGCTGGCAGAGCGAGTTCCGCCCCGCCCTCGCCGACAGGTCCGTCCTCATCGTCGGCTACGGCTCCATCGGCGCCGCCATCGAAGACCGGCTCGCGCCCTTTGAACTCGCGCGGGTGGCGCGCGTCGCGCGCTCTGAGCGCACCACGGCGCGCGGTCTGGTGCATCCGCTCACCGAATTGCCCTCTCTGCTTCCACAAGCCGATGTCGTGATCCTCTCCACGCCCTTGACGGAGGAGACGAGGGGGCTTGTGGATGCCGAGTTCCTGGCGCGGATGAAGGACGGGGCGCTGCTCGTGAACGTGGCGCGCGGTCCCGTCGTGGACACCAAGGCGCTGCTCGCGGAGCTTCGGACCGGCCGGATCACCGCGGCCCTGGACGTCACCGATCCCGAGCCGCTGCCGCCCGGACACCCGCTCTGGCAGGCCCCGGGCGTGCTCATCAGCCCGCACGTGGGCGGGCCCAGCTCGGCCTTCCTGCCCCGTGCGAAGCGGCTGCTCGTGGACCAGCTGACCCGGTTCGTGAACCACGAGCCCCTGCGGAACGTGGTTCTCACCACGGGGGCGTAG
- a CDS encoding aldo/keto reductase, which translates to MERRTIGAGALAVGAVGLGCMPMSWAYSGSRQRGDESVRAVHRALDVGSTLLDTADMYGPFTNELLLGRVLKERRSEAFVSTKVGLLVGEQHIVANGRPGYVKRACDASLRRLQTDVIDLYQLHRADPEVPVEETWGAMADLVRAGKVRALGLCAVGARGGRRSGAGLHDTTLRQLQRVQQVFPVAAVEAELSVWSPEALQALLPWCEARGVGFLAAMPLGNGFLTGTLTPGEGFEPDDLRARHPRFTAEMMAANQPIVAGLRRIAHRHGDDITPAQVALAWVLTRGRHVIALPGTKQERWAAQNAAAAGLRLTEEDLAEVSRLPGAQGSWD; encoded by the coding sequence GTGGAGCGCAGGACGATCGGCGCGGGGGCGCTCGCGGTGGGGGCCGTCGGACTCGGGTGCATGCCGATGAGCTGGGCGTACAGCGGGTCGCGGCAGCGGGGTGACGAGTCGGTCAGGGCCGTGCACCGGGCGCTGGACGTGGGCTCGACTCTGCTGGACACGGCGGACATGTACGGCCCGTTCACCAATGAGCTGCTGCTCGGGCGGGTGCTCAAGGAGCGGCGCTCCGAGGCCTTCGTGTCCACGAAGGTGGGTCTGCTGGTGGGCGAGCAGCACATCGTGGCCAACGGCCGCCCGGGCTATGTGAAGCGGGCCTGCGACGCCTCGCTGCGGCGCCTGCAGACGGATGTGATCGACCTCTACCAGCTGCACCGCGCCGACCCCGAGGTCCCGGTCGAGGAGACGTGGGGCGCGATGGCGGATCTCGTCCGGGCGGGCAAGGTGCGGGCGCTGGGTCTGTGTGCGGTGGGGGCGCGCGGTGGCCGCCGCTCGGGGGCCGGGCTGCACGACACGACCCTGCGCCAGCTGCAGCGGGTGCAGCAGGTGTTCCCGGTGGCCGCGGTGGAGGCGGAGCTGTCGGTGTGGTCGCCGGAGGCCCTGCAGGCGCTGCTGCCGTGGTGCGAGGCGCGGGGCGTGGGTTTCCTCGCGGCGATGCCGCTGGGCAACGGCTTCCTGACCGGCACGCTGACACCGGGCGAGGGCTTCGAACCGGATGACCTGCGCGCCCGCCACCCCCGCTTCACGGCCGAGATGATGGCGGCCAACCAGCCGATCGTCGCGGGCCTGCGCCGCATCGCCCACCGCCACGGCGACGACATCACCCCGGCCCAGGTGGCCCTGGCCTGGGTCCTGACCCGCGGCCGCCATGTGATCGCCCTCCCGGGCACGAAGCAGGAGCGGTGGGCCGCGCAGAACGCGGCGGCGGCCGGCCTGCGCCTGACCGAGGAGGACTTGGCGGAGGTGTCGCGGCTGCCGGGGGCGCAGGGGTCCTGGGACTGA
- a CDS encoding DUF6191 domain-containing protein, producing MFNAFEELFAPGRKHTRDEQNRLKLTREDVGDNDPGRGPIDLSSGKAVIRLPQPSPAGTKPQESPEEGP from the coding sequence GTGTTCAACGCCTTCGAGGAACTGTTCGCACCGGGCCGCAAACACACCCGGGACGAACAGAACCGCCTGAAGCTGACCCGTGAGGACGTCGGCGACAACGACCCCGGACGGGGGCCCATAGACCTGTCCTCCGGGAAGGCGGTCATACGCCTGCCGCAGCCGTCACCGGCCGGGACGAAGCCGCAAGAGAGCCCGGAAGAAGGACCCTGA
- a CDS encoding helix-turn-helix transcriptional regulator — MLGPVETRSVSPVFVGRTDELDTLNVALARARAGEPQALLLGGEAGVGKTRLVEEFATAAGRHAVVAVGGCVEIGADGLPFAPFSTALRALRDALPEEFAAAARGQEEELARLLPDLGEAGAGRHDEQGMARLFELTARLLERVAAEHPVVLVLEDLHWADASTRHLLAFLFRTLRAGRLLVLASYRSDDIHRRHPLRPLLAELDRLRTVRRIELARFTRAEVGRQIAGIRAAEPDPAQVDEIFERSDGNAFFVEELAVAACDGCCAGLTDSLRDLLLVRVEALPESAQRVARVVAEGGSTVEYRLIAAVAQLGEDDLIEALRAAVGANILTVTPAGDGYRFRHSLVREAVADDLLPGERSRLNRRYAEALEADPTLVPADARVMRLASYWYHAHDPAKALPAVLDASVVARRRHAYTEQLGLLERAMELWDNVPEEVRSALRPVDYTEVYPPCGCDPATPLRYLDLMAEAAVAGRFGGERERALKITKRALRLLEDDPDPLRAAWFWVQRSRLVQALARGDGWQELATAQDLVRGLPPSEVHAEVLALAAGWSMLHRPGREAFAAAERAVEYAHMVGARDIELHARLTLGGLKVDAGDTETGLAEMRQVLRDTLAEGVHYVAGRAYVNLPSELQSIGRDREAVPLLREGIAFARAHGQMDAESWIRGNLSEALYSLGDWAEAAETAGHATRVGHSAKPRGQGALRLAHLALARGDLAEASRRLAAARAHYGTHDPMPQLSLPLARVALGVAAEEGRIADARAELLQALDAGFPPGTQRYGWPLLRAAATAEAEARSLPAAEPGRAGILDRLGEAVRTLTTGVPLWRAYEQWTRAELRRAKGTDTADDWSQVVTAFECLDRPYELARVRHRLAGALLADGGDEERDRAAELLRLAAAVAAHLDARSLADAVARLAQRARLTLTRAPRQALAAADPAAALGLTSRERDVLRLVSAGRTNRQIAEELFISPKTASVHVSNILSKLGVSGRGEAAAVAHRLGLFPAETLTARTAG; from the coding sequence ATGCTCGGGCCCGTGGAGACCAGGTCCGTCAGTCCCGTGTTCGTCGGCCGCACCGATGAGTTGGACACCTTGAACGTCGCGCTCGCCCGCGCCCGCGCCGGCGAGCCCCAGGCGCTGCTGCTCGGCGGCGAGGCCGGGGTCGGCAAGACCCGCCTCGTCGAGGAGTTCGCCACGGCCGCCGGCCGGCACGCGGTCGTCGCCGTCGGCGGCTGTGTGGAGATCGGCGCCGACGGGCTGCCGTTCGCCCCGTTCTCCACCGCGCTGCGCGCCCTGCGCGACGCCCTGCCCGAGGAGTTCGCCGCCGCCGCGCGGGGCCAGGAGGAGGAACTGGCCCGCCTCCTGCCCGACCTGGGCGAGGCCGGCGCCGGCCGCCACGACGAGCAGGGCATGGCCCGCCTCTTCGAACTCACCGCCCGGCTGCTGGAACGGGTCGCCGCCGAGCACCCGGTCGTGCTCGTCCTGGAGGACCTGCACTGGGCCGACGCCTCCACCCGCCACCTGCTCGCCTTCCTCTTCCGCACCCTGCGCGCCGGCCGCCTCCTCGTCCTCGCCAGCTACCGCTCCGACGACATCCACCGCCGCCACCCGCTGCGCCCCCTGCTCGCCGAACTCGACCGGCTGCGCACCGTCCGCCGTATCGAACTCGCCCGTTTCACCCGCGCCGAGGTCGGCCGTCAGATCGCCGGCATCCGCGCCGCCGAACCGGACCCCGCCCAGGTCGACGAGATCTTCGAACGCTCCGACGGCAACGCCTTCTTCGTGGAGGAACTCGCCGTCGCCGCCTGCGACGGCTGCTGCGCCGGACTCACCGACTCCCTGCGCGACCTGCTCCTGGTCCGGGTCGAGGCGCTGCCCGAGAGCGCCCAGCGGGTCGCCCGGGTCGTCGCCGAGGGCGGCTCCACCGTGGAGTACCGGCTGATCGCCGCCGTCGCCCAGCTCGGCGAGGACGACCTCATCGAGGCGCTGCGAGCCGCCGTCGGCGCCAACATCCTCACCGTCACCCCGGCCGGCGACGGCTACCGCTTCCGGCACTCCCTGGTCCGCGAGGCCGTCGCCGACGATCTGCTGCCCGGCGAACGCTCCCGGCTCAACCGCCGCTACGCCGAAGCCCTGGAGGCCGACCCCACGCTCGTCCCCGCCGACGCGCGCGTGATGCGCCTGGCCAGTTACTGGTACCACGCCCACGACCCCGCCAAGGCCCTGCCCGCCGTCCTGGACGCCTCCGTCGTGGCCCGCCGCCGGCACGCCTACACCGAGCAACTCGGGCTCCTGGAGCGGGCGATGGAGCTGTGGGACAACGTCCCGGAGGAGGTGCGCTCCGCCCTGCGCCCGGTCGACTACACCGAGGTCTACCCTCCGTGCGGCTGCGACCCGGCCACCCCGCTGCGCTATCTCGACCTGATGGCCGAGGCCGCGGTGGCGGGCCGCTTCGGCGGGGAACGCGAACGCGCGCTGAAGATCACCAAGCGGGCCCTGCGCCTCCTCGAGGACGACCCGGACCCCCTGCGCGCCGCCTGGTTCTGGGTGCAGCGCTCCCGGCTCGTCCAGGCCCTGGCCCGCGGTGACGGCTGGCAGGAACTGGCCACCGCCCAGGACCTGGTGCGTGGCCTGCCGCCGTCCGAGGTGCACGCCGAGGTGCTGGCCCTGGCCGCCGGCTGGTCCATGCTGCACCGTCCCGGACGCGAGGCCTTCGCCGCCGCCGAGCGGGCCGTGGAATACGCGCACATGGTCGGCGCCCGCGACATCGAACTGCACGCCCGCCTCACCCTCGGCGGCCTCAAGGTGGACGCGGGCGACACCGAGACCGGCCTGGCGGAGATGCGGCAGGTGCTGCGGGACACCCTCGCCGAGGGTGTGCATTATGTCGCGGGCCGCGCCTATGTGAATCTGCCGTCCGAGCTGCAGAGCATAGGCCGTGACCGGGAGGCCGTCCCCCTCCTGCGCGAGGGCATCGCCTTCGCCCGCGCCCACGGGCAGATGGACGCCGAGTCATGGATACGGGGCAACCTGTCCGAGGCGCTCTACTCGCTCGGCGACTGGGCGGAGGCCGCCGAGACCGCCGGCCACGCCACCCGGGTCGGCCACAGTGCCAAGCCGCGCGGCCAGGGCGCCCTGCGCCTGGCCCATCTCGCCCTGGCCCGGGGCGACCTCGCCGAGGCGAGCCGCCGACTCGCCGCCGCCCGCGCCCACTACGGCACCCACGACCCCATGCCCCAGCTCTCCCTGCCCCTGGCCCGGGTCGCCCTCGGTGTCGCCGCCGAGGAGGGCCGCATCGCCGACGCCCGCGCCGAACTGCTCCAGGCCCTGGACGCCGGATTCCCACCCGGCACCCAGCGCTACGGCTGGCCGCTGCTGCGGGCCGCCGCCACCGCGGAGGCCGAGGCCCGCTCCCTGCCCGCCGCCGAACCCGGCCGCGCCGGGATCCTCGACCGCCTCGGCGAAGCCGTACGGACCCTCACCACCGGCGTCCCGCTCTGGCGGGCCTACGAGCAGTGGACCCGCGCCGAACTGCGCCGCGCGAAGGGCACCGACACCGCCGACGACTGGTCGCAGGTCGTCACCGCCTTCGAGTGCCTGGACCGCCCCTACGAACTCGCCCGGGTCCGCCACCGCCTCGCCGGAGCACTCCTCGCCGACGGCGGCGACGAGGAACGCGACCGCGCCGCCGAACTGCTCAGGCTGGCCGCGGCGGTCGCCGCCCACCTCGACGCCCGGTCCCTCGCCGACGCCGTCGCCCGGCTCGCCCAGCGCGCCCGCCTCACCCTCACCCGGGCACCCCGGCAGGCCCTCGCCGCCGCCGACCCGGCCGCGGCGCTCGGCCTGACCAGCCGGGAGCGGGACGTCCTGCGGCTGGTCTCGGCCGGCCGCACCAACCGCCAGATCGCCGAGGAACTGTTCATCTCCCCGAAGACCGCGAGCGTCCACGTCTCCAACATCCTGAGCAAGCTCGGCGTCTCCGGCCGCGGTGAGGCGGCGGCGGTGGCACACCGGCTGGGGCTGTTCCCGGCCGAGACGCTCACTGCCCGAACGGCGGGCTGA